From a region of the Pukyongiella litopenaei genome:
- a CDS encoding DeoR/GlpR family DNA-binding transcription regulator → MAGATGTKRLGGAEQVGVHGRQEAILELLRRHERVDVDELSSRFDVTTQTIRSDLRDLADRGLLARTHGGARHIDTVANRDYAERRRQNARNKDAIARLAASLIPDACSLTLNIGTTTEQVARALAGHKDLVVLSNNINIITTLIGCNPRELVLVGGAVRLSDGAIVGEDAVEFISRYKVDYAVIGASALDADGAVLDYDSREVSVARAILRNSRTSILACDRSKFDQSAQVRICDVGELDYVVTDAPPPPEFCAAAKRAGTEILIAEHGHDS, encoded by the coding sequence ATGGCCGGGGCAACCGGGACCAAACGATTGGGAGGAGCGGAACAGGTGGGCGTTCACGGCCGTCAGGAGGCGATTCTGGAGCTGCTTCGCAGGCACGAACGCGTCGACGTGGACGAGTTGTCATCGCGTTTCGACGTGACCACCCAGACCATACGCAGCGACCTGCGCGACCTGGCCGATCGCGGGTTGCTGGCCCGCACCCATGGCGGCGCCCGTCACATCGACACGGTCGCCAATCGCGACTATGCAGAGCGGCGCCGGCAGAATGCCCGCAACAAGGATGCGATCGCGCGGCTTGCCGCCTCGCTGATCCCGGACGCCTGTTCGCTCACGCTCAATATCGGCACCACCACCGAACAGGTCGCCCGTGCGCTGGCCGGCCACAAGGATCTGGTGGTGCTGTCCAACAACATCAACATCATCACCACCCTGATCGGGTGCAACCCGCGCGAGCTGGTGCTGGTGGGCGGCGCCGTCCGGCTGAGCGACGGCGCCATCGTGGGCGAGGATGCGGTCGAGTTCATTTCCCGCTACAAGGTGGATTACGCGGTGATCGGCGCCTCGGCGCTGGATGCCGACGGCGCGGTGCTGGACTATGATTCGCGCGAGGTCTCGGTGGCGCGCGCGATCCTGCGCAACTCGCGCACCAGCATCCTGGCCTGCGACCGGTCGAAATTCGACCAGTCGGCACAGGTGCGCATCTGCGATGTCGGCGAGCTGGACTATGTCGTGACCGACGCCCCGCCGCCGCCCGAATTCTGCGCGGCGGCGAAACGGGCGGGCACCGAAATCCTGATCGCGGAGCACGGCCATGACAGCTGA
- a CDS encoding ABC transporter ATP-binding protein: MTTNTYTTRGLRKIYGEGPAAVHALRGVDLEIPEGEIVLLLGPSGSGKSTLLNIIGGLDRATEGTVLFRDRDLSAMTDRELTRYRRDHVGFVFQFYNLMPSLTAHENVELVTEIADSPMDPDEALALVGLADRADHFPAQLSGGEQQRVAIARAVAKQPDVLFCDEPTGALDSATGRSVLNVLKDVNEQLGSTVLIVTHAAAQAAMADRVIRFSDGAVHEVTVNADKLTPEEISW; this comes from the coding sequence ATGACCACCAACACCTATACCACCCGCGGGCTGCGCAAGATCTACGGCGAAGGCCCGGCGGCGGTGCACGCGCTGCGCGGCGTCGATCTCGAAATCCCCGAGGGTGAAATCGTGCTGCTGCTGGGGCCGTCGGGCAGCGGCAAATCGACCCTGCTCAACATCATCGGCGGGCTGGACCGGGCAACCGAGGGAACGGTGCTGTTCCGCGACCGCGACCTGAGCGCGATGACCGACCGGGAGCTGACCCGGTATCGGCGCGACCATGTCGGGTTCGTGTTCCAGTTTTACAACCTGATGCCCAGCCTGACCGCGCATGAAAACGTGGAACTGGTGACCGAGATCGCCGACAGCCCGATGGACCCGGACGAGGCGCTGGCGCTGGTGGGGCTGGCGGACCGGGCCGATCATTTTCCCGCCCAGCTCTCCGGCGGCGAACAGCAGCGCGTGGCCATCGCCCGCGCGGTGGCCAAACAGCCCGACGTACTGTTCTGCGACGAACCCACCGGCGCATTGGACAGCGCCACCGGCCGGTCGGTGCTGAACGTGCTGAAGGACGTGAACGAACAGCTCGGGTCCACCGTTCTGATCGTCACCCATGCCGCCGCCCAGGCGGCAATGGCGGACCGGGTGATCCGGTTCAGCGACGGCGCGGTACACGAGGTGACCGTCAACGCCGACAAACTGACGCCGGAAGAGATCAGCTGGTAA
- a CDS encoding ABC transporter ATP-binding protein → MTLELKNVTKRVGAELHVHETSMLLEPGGFNILLGATNAGKSTLIKLMAGLEKPTAGQVFVDGQDVTGLSPQKRRISLVHQFFVNYPHMSVFDNIASPLRVAGVPKAEIADRVEQAADILQLRPMLGRRPQELSGGQQQRCALARAIVKESTAIFLDEPLANLDYKLREELREQLPALLAGRGTVVVYATSEPTEALLLGGRTALLHEGRVTQFGPTAEIYRAPANLTSAAVFSDPPINLAPVVKQGGRILLGDLDWPATGEVAGLADGDYTLGVRPHHITPVRPDAPSVQMTGMVRITELSGSESVAHFELGGRSWVSVASGIHPYRVGTAHGFHMIPGQCFYFGHDGALAARGAAHG, encoded by the coding sequence ATGACGCTGGAACTGAAGAACGTGACCAAGCGCGTCGGCGCCGAGTTGCATGTTCACGAAACATCCATGCTGCTTGAACCGGGCGGGTTCAATATCCTGCTGGGCGCGACCAACGCGGGCAAGAGCACGCTGATCAAGCTGATGGCCGGGCTGGAAAAACCGACCGCCGGGCAGGTCTTCGTCGACGGGCAGGACGTCACCGGCCTGTCGCCGCAGAAACGCCGGATCTCGCTGGTGCACCAGTTCTTCGTCAACTACCCGCATATGAGCGTGTTCGACAACATCGCCTCGCCGCTGCGCGTGGCGGGGGTTCCAAAGGCGGAAATCGCGGATCGGGTCGAACAGGCCGCCGACATATTGCAGCTGCGCCCGATGCTGGGCCGGCGCCCGCAGGAACTGTCGGGCGGTCAGCAACAGCGCTGCGCGCTGGCCCGCGCCATCGTCAAGGAAAGCACCGCCATCTTCCTCGACGAACCCCTGGCCAATCTCGATTACAAGCTGCGCGAGGAACTGCGTGAACAGCTGCCCGCCCTGCTGGCTGGGCGCGGCACCGTGGTGGTCTATGCCACCTCCGAGCCGACCGAGGCGCTGCTGCTGGGCGGCAGGACCGCGCTGCTGCACGAGGGCCGCGTGACCCAGTTCGGCCCCACCGCCGAGATCTATCGCGCCCCGGCCAACCTGACCTCGGCGGCGGTGTTCTCGGACCCGCCGATCAACCTCGCGCCGGTCGTCAAGCAGGGCGGCAGGATCCTGCTGGGCGATCTCGACTGGCCGGCGACGGGCGAGGTGGCGGGCCTGGCCGATGGCGACTATACGCTGGGCGTGCGCCCGCATCACATCACTCCCGTGCGGCCCGATGCGCCCTCGGTGCAGATGACCGGCATGGTGCGGATCACCGAACTCAGCGGATCGGAAAGCGTGGCGCATTTCGAACTGGGCGGGCGCAGCTGGGTGTCGGTGGCCTCGGGCATCCACCCGTACCGCGTCGGCACCGCGCATGGTTTTCACATGATCCCCGGCCAGTGTTTCTATTTCGGCCATGACGGGGCGCTGGCGGCGAGGGGGGCGGCGCATGGCTAA
- a CDS encoding ABC transporter substrate-binding protein, with protein MRRLLLSAVAASAVIAVTNAASADEAAAQKWIDEEFQPSVLGKDEQLAEMKWFIDAAKPFAGMEINVLSEGIPTHGYESETLTKAFEEITGIKVNHQILGEGEVVQAVQTQMQTKRNLYDGYVNDSDLIGTHSRLQLAYNLTEQMAGDWAATTSPTLDLDDFMGIQFTTGPDGNLYQLPDQQFANLYWFRKDWFDREDLKTAFKEKYGYDLGVPVNWSAYEDIAEFFSEDVKEVDGTTIYGHMDYGKRAPDLGWRMTDAWLSMAGAGDKGEPNGVPVDEWGIRMEAGTCNPVGASVSRGGAANGPAAVYAIRKWDEWLRKYAPPGAASYDFYQSLPALSQGNVAQQIFWYTAFTADMVAPKSAGNNTVDDDGNPLWRMAPSPHGPYWEEGQKVGYQDVGSWTFLKSTPSDRAQAAWLYAQFVTSKTVDTKKSHVGLTFARDSTVRHESFTERAPKLGGLVEFYRSPDRVAWSPTGINVPDYPKLAQIWWQQIGDVNSGAFTPQEAMDRLAQEMDTVMGRMQAADEQANVYGGCGPRLNPESDPAEWLSKPGAPKAKLDNEKPQGVTVNYDELVARWAEN; from the coding sequence ATGCGAAGGCTTCTACTCTCCGCCGTTGCGGCATCTGCCGTGATCGCGGTCACGAATGCCGCGAGCGCCGACGAGGCGGCGGCACAGAAATGGATCGACGAGGAATTCCAGCCGTCGGTGCTCGGCAAGGACGAGCAGCTGGCGGAAATGAAGTGGTTCATCGACGCCGCCAAGCCTTTTGCCGGGATGGAAATCAACGTGCTGTCGGAAGGCATCCCGACGCATGGCTACGAATCCGAAACGCTGACCAAGGCGTTCGAGGAGATCACCGGCATCAAGGTCAATCACCAGATCCTCGGCGAGGGCGAGGTGGTGCAGGCGGTGCAGACCCAGATGCAGACCAAGCGGAACCTCTATGACGGTTATGTCAACGACAGCGACCTGATCGGCACCCATTCGCGGCTGCAACTGGCCTACAACCTGACCGAACAGATGGCGGGCGACTGGGCGGCGACGACCTCGCCGACGCTGGATCTGGACGATTTCATGGGGATCCAGTTCACCACCGGTCCCGATGGCAACCTCTATCAGCTGCCGGACCAGCAATTCGCCAACCTCTACTGGTTCCGCAAGGACTGGTTCGACCGCGAGGACCTGAAGACCGCCTTCAAGGAGAAATACGGCTATGACCTCGGCGTGCCGGTGAACTGGTCGGCCTATGAGGACATCGCGGAATTCTTCAGCGAGGACGTGAAGGAAGTCGACGGCACCACGATCTACGGCCACATGGACTATGGCAAGCGTGCGCCCGACCTCGGCTGGCGCATGACCGATGCCTGGCTGTCGATGGCTGGCGCGGGCGACAAGGGAGAACCCAACGGCGTTCCGGTGGATGAATGGGGTATCCGCATGGAGGCCGGCACCTGCAACCCGGTCGGCGCGTCAGTATCGCGCGGCGGGGCGGCCAATGGCCCGGCAGCGGTCTACGCGATCCGCAAATGGGATGAATGGCTGCGTAAATATGCCCCTCCCGGTGCGGCCAGCTATGACTTCTACCAGTCATTGCCGGCGTTGAGCCAGGGCAACGTGGCACAGCAAATCTTCTGGTACACGGCCTTTACCGCCGACATGGTGGCGCCGAAATCCGCGGGCAACAACACCGTGGATGACGATGGCAATCCGCTGTGGCGCATGGCGCCCAGCCCGCACGGCCCCTATTGGGAAGAGGGCCAGAAGGTCGGCTATCAGGATGTGGGGTCCTGGACCTTCCTGAAATCCACCCCGTCCGACCGGGCGCAGGCGGCCTGGCTCTATGCCCAGTTCGTCACCTCCAAGACGGTGGACACCAAGAAGAGCCATGTCGGCCTGACCTTTGCCCGCGACAGCACCGTGCGCCACGAGAGCTTCACCGAACGCGCGCCGAAACTGGGCGGCCTGGTGGAATTCTACCGCTCGCCCGACCGGGTGGCGTGGTCGCCCACCGGCATCAACGTGCCGGACTATCCCAAGCTGGCGCAGATCTGGTGGCAGCAGATCGGCGACGTGAACTCGGGTGCGTTCACCCCGCAAGAGGCGATGGACCGTCTCGCGCAGGAAATGGACACCGTGATGGGCCGGATGCAGGCCGCCGACGAACAGGCCAATGTCTATGGCGGTTGCGGTCCGCGCCTGAATCCGGAAAGCGATCCGGCGGAATGGCTGTCCAAGCCGGGCGCCCCCAAGGCCAAGCTCGACAACGAGAAACCGCAGGGCGTCACCGTCAACTATGACGAGCTGGTCGCCCGCTGGGCCGAGAACTGA
- the glpD gene encoding glycerol-3-phosphate dehydrogenase, producing MTADRGGDAPFDLFVIGGGINGCGIARDAAGRGLTVALAEMDDLASATSSASTKLFHGGLRYLEYFEFRLVREALIEREVLLRAMPHIAWPMRFVLPYHADMRFENDTPTSRLLSLVMPWMKGRRPAWLIRLGLFLYDHLGGREILPGTATLDLTRDPAGRALNPKFRKAYEYSDCWVQDSRLVVLNARDAAARGARIMTRTRVLSARREDGLWSVTMKDTRDGRETTVTARALVNAGGPWVSDIIRDTAHVSTPDRIRLVRGSHIVTRRLYDHDRCYFFQGTDGRIIFAIPYEDDFTLIGTTDAEHEAADSPPVCTGAERRYLLDFASEYFLTPVTEADVVWSYSGVRPLYDDGASSATAATRDYVLRMNEDGGAPLLNVFGGKITTYRKLAESALARLAPHFPQARGNWTAGVPLPGGDFDVAGAPALAAALCADYPFLDHAQARRLVHTYGTESRDLLGDAASADDLGAAFGAGITARELDWAMDHEWVRTAEDFVWRRTRLGLKLTADQIAAIEAHIEARAKLTALDPA from the coding sequence ATGACAGCTGATCGCGGCGGCGACGCGCCTTTCGACCTGTTCGTGATCGGGGGCGGGATCAACGGCTGCGGCATCGCCCGCGACGCGGCCGGGCGCGGGTTGACGGTGGCGCTGGCCGAGATGGACGATCTTGCCTCGGCCACCTCGTCGGCCTCGACCAAGCTGTTCCACGGCGGGCTGCGATACCTGGAGTATTTCGAGTTCCGGCTGGTCCGCGAGGCGCTGATCGAACGCGAGGTATTGCTGCGGGCAATGCCGCATATAGCGTGGCCGATGCGGTTCGTGCTGCCCTATCACGCGGATATGCGGTTCGAGAACGACACCCCCACGTCGCGGCTGCTGTCGCTGGTGATGCCCTGGATGAAGGGGCGCCGCCCGGCCTGGCTGATCCGGTTGGGCCTGTTTCTCTACGATCACCTGGGCGGGCGCGAGATCCTGCCCGGCACCGCCACGCTGGACCTGACCCGCGACCCGGCGGGACGGGCGCTGAACCCGAAATTCCGCAAGGCCTATGAATATTCCGATTGCTGGGTGCAGGATTCGCGGCTGGTGGTGCTGAATGCCCGCGATGCCGCCGCGCGCGGCGCCCGGATCATGACCCGGACCCGGGTGCTGTCGGCGCGGCGCGAGGACGGGCTGTGGTCGGTCACGATGAAAGACACGCGCGACGGGCGGGAAACCACCGTCACCGCCCGCGCGCTGGTCAACGCGGGCGGGCCATGGGTCAGCGACATCATCCGCGACACCGCGCATGTATCGACGCCCGACCGGATCCGGCTGGTGCGCGGCAGCCATATCGTGACCCGCAGGCTCTACGATCACGACCGGTGCTATTTCTTCCAGGGCACGGACGGGCGGATCATCTTCGCGATCCCCTACGAGGACGACTTCACCCTGATCGGCACCACGGATGCCGAACATGAGGCCGCCGACAGCCCGCCGGTCTGCACCGGGGCCGAGCGCCGCTATCTGCTCGACTTCGCGTCGGAATATTTCCTCACGCCGGTGACCGAGGCGGATGTGGTCTGGTCCTATTCCGGGGTGCGGCCGCTCTATGACGATGGCGCGTCCTCGGCGACGGCGGCCACGCGCGACTATGTGCTGCGCATGAACGAGGACGGCGGCGCCCCGCTGCTGAACGTGTTCGGCGGCAAGATCACCACCTATCGCAAGCTGGCCGAATCGGCTCTGGCCCGGCTCGCCCCGCATTTCCCGCAGGCGCGGGGCAACTGGACCGCGGGCGTGCCGCTGCCGGGCGGCGATTTCGACGTCGCTGGCGCGCCCGCGCTGGCGGCGGCGCTCTGTGCCGATTACCCGTTTCTCGATCACGCGCAGGCCCGGCGCCTGGTGCACACCTACGGCACCGAATCGCGTGACCTGCTGGGCGATGCCGCATCGGCCGACGACCTGGGCGCGGCGTTCGGGGCCGGCATCACCGCGCGCGAACTGGACTGGGCGATGGATCACGAATGGGTGCGGACGGCCGAGGATTTCGTCTGGCGCCGGACCCGGCTGGGTCTGAAACTGACCGCAGACCAGATCGCCGCCATCGAGGCGCATATCGAGGCCCGCGCCAAACTGACGGCGCTCGACCCTGCCTGA
- the hemP gene encoding hemin uptake protein HemP, which produces MTNMAKIIETSAVPALPTYDATDLTGGGPLANIVLNGMVYSLRITRAGKLILTK; this is translated from the coding sequence ATGACCAATATGGCAAAGATCATCGAAACCTCTGCCGTTCCCGCCCTGCCCACCTATGACGCCACCGACCTGACCGGCGGCGGACCGCTGGCGAATATCGTGCTCAACGGCATGGTCTATTCGCTGCGCATCACCCGCGCCGGCAAGCTGATCCTGACGAAATGA
- a CDS encoding ABC transporter permease: MAPLDRKLARDLWRIKGQAVAIGAVIAVGVLLQVMMTGLVASLEETRAAYYQRYRLAGIFAPVARAPDRLQADLRRIPGVAAVETRVTGNALVDLPGRDVPVQARAVSLPDFGAPGLNGILLTDGRMFAGDRADEVVLLNSFARAHGLRPGDSISATMNGFRRGFTVAGLAQAPEFLVSAAPGDMVSEDGKYAVIWMSRTALGAAFDMKGAFNEALVALTRDARPQAVIDAIDLVLDRYGGSGAYGIEDLVSNRYITEEIGGLRSTSTSVPPVFLAVAAYLLYIVISRLVQAERGQIGLLKAFGYTDTEIGWHYFKLILSIAVGGALAGGLLGIAAGRAMVEFYLVYFKFPFLIFRVEPSSFLIGFGISILSASAGGVVVLRRVFSLTPADAMQAEAPEDFSRARRLGPVLARLLDQPSRMVLRRLTRQPWRMLGAVSGAAAGVALSAAMTSVLNSFDDMMDLSFNVLDRSDVMVSFIHPIEARSVFDLQSLPGVIEVEPVRMVRAILRNGRDDYRGQVTGLAPDARLFRALDGDRRDIYLPGDGIILSTGLARTLGIGAGEVLRLDIREGRRPVVEVPVTGVAESLMGAPAYMDLAALNRLLKEPLRVSGAYLRVDADRQAAIYRALKDMPMLAGVSVKAENRASMQKLMDQGAGGMRYVMALIAAVITFGVIYNAARVALAERAHDLASLRVLGFSRAEVSFVLLGELGVVVLLALPLGGVLGYGLAHAISAGFSTDLYQVPAHFDAASYGTAIAVVLVAALVSGWLVKRDIYRTDMVEALKTRE, from the coding sequence ATGGCCCCGCTGGACAGGAAACTCGCGCGCGACCTCTGGCGGATCAAGGGGCAGGCAGTCGCCATCGGCGCGGTGATCGCGGTCGGCGTGCTGCTGCAGGTGATGATGACCGGCCTCGTGGCCTCGCTCGAGGAAACACGCGCCGCCTATTACCAACGCTACCGGCTGGCCGGTATCTTTGCCCCGGTGGCCCGCGCGCCCGACCGGTTGCAGGCCGACCTGCGCCGGATCCCCGGCGTGGCGGCGGTGGAAACCCGCGTCACCGGCAACGCGCTGGTGGACCTGCCCGGACGGGATGTGCCGGTGCAGGCGCGGGCGGTGTCGCTGCCGGATTTCGGCGCTCCCGGCCTGAACGGGATACTGCTCACGGACGGGCGGATGTTCGCCGGGGACCGCGCCGACGAGGTGGTGTTGCTGAACAGTTTCGCCCGCGCCCACGGGTTGCGGCCCGGCGACAGCATCAGCGCCACCATGAACGGGTTCCGCCGCGGCTTCACCGTGGCCGGACTGGCGCAGGCGCCCGAGTTCCTGGTCTCCGCCGCACCCGGCGACATGGTGTCGGAGGACGGCAAATACGCGGTGATCTGGATGAGCCGCACCGCGCTCGGCGCCGCCTTCGACATGAAGGGCGCGTTCAACGAGGCGCTGGTCGCGCTGACCCGCGACGCCCGCCCGCAGGCGGTGATCGACGCCATCGACCTGGTCCTGGACCGCTATGGCGGCAGCGGCGCCTACGGGATCGAGGACCTGGTCTCGAACCGCTACATCACCGAGGAAATCGGCGGGCTGCGCTCGACCTCGACCTCGGTGCCGCCGGTGTTTCTCGCGGTGGCGGCCTACCTGCTATATATCGTGATCTCGCGGCTGGTGCAGGCGGAACGAGGCCAGATCGGGCTGCTGAAGGCGTTTGGCTATACCGATACCGAGATCGGCTGGCACTATTTCAAGCTGATCCTCAGCATCGCGGTCGGCGGCGCGCTGGCGGGCGGGTTGCTGGGCATCGCCGCCGGGCGGGCAATGGTCGAATTCTACCTGGTCTATTTCAAGTTTCCCTTCCTGATCTTCCGGGTCGAACCGTCCTCGTTCCTGATCGGGTTCGGCATCTCGATCCTGTCGGCCTCGGCCGGTGGCGTGGTGGTTCTGCGCCGGGTGTTTTCGCTGACACCCGCGGATGCGATGCAGGCCGAAGCGCCCGAGGATTTCAGCCGCGCCCGCAGGCTGGGGCCGGTCCTGGCGCGTCTGCTCGACCAGCCCAGCCGGATGGTGCTGCGCCGCCTGACCCGCCAGCCCTGGCGCATGTTGGGGGCGGTCTCGGGCGCGGCCGCGGGCGTGGCGCTGTCGGCGGCGATGACCTCGGTGCTGAACAGTTTCGACGACATGATGGACCTGTCCTTCAACGTGCTCGACCGCTCCGACGTGATGGTCAGCTTCATCCACCCGATCGAGGCGCGCAGCGTCTTCGACCTGCAAAGCCTGCCCGGCGTGATCGAGGTCGAACCGGTGCGCATGGTCCGCGCGATCCTGCGCAACGGGCGGGACGATTATCGCGGCCAGGTGACCGGGCTCGCGCCTGACGCGCGGCTGTTCCGGGCGCTCGACGGCGACCGGCGCGACATCTACCTGCCCGGGGATGGCATCATCCTGTCCACCGGCCTGGCACGGACGCTCGGCATCGGGGCCGGCGAGGTTCTGCGCCTCGACATCCGCGAAGGCCGCCGGCCGGTGGTGGAGGTGCCGGTGACGGGCGTGGCCGAGAGCCTGATGGGCGCCCCCGCCTATATGGACCTGGCCGCGCTGAACCGGCTGCTGAAGGAACCGCTGCGCGTCTCGGGCGCCTATCTGCGCGTGGATGCGGACCGGCAGGCCGCCATCTACAGGGCGCTCAAGGACATGCCGATGTTGGCCGGCGTGAGCGTCAAGGCAGAGAACCGCGCGTCGATGCAGAAGCTGATGGACCAGGGCGCCGGCGGGATGCGCTATGTCATGGCGCTGATCGCCGCGGTGATCACCTTTGGCGTGATCTACAATGCCGCCCGCGTGGCGCTGGCCGAACGCGCCCATGATCTCGCCAGCCTGCGCGTGCTGGGCTTTTCGCGGGCCGAGGTGTCGTTCGTGCTGCTGGGCGAACTGGGCGTGGTGGTGCTGCTGGCGCTGCCGCTGGGCGGGGTGCTGGGCTATGGCCTGGCCCATGCGATCTCCGCCGGGTTCAGCACCGATCTCTACCAGGTGCCGGCGCATTTCGATGCCGCCAGCTATGGCACGGCGATCGCCGTCGTGCTGGTCGCGGCGCTGGTCTCGGGCTGGCTGGTGAAACGCGACATCTACAGAACCGACATGGTCGAGGCCCTGAAAACGCGGGAGTGA
- a CDS encoding ABC transporter ATP-binding protein, which produces MAKITLEKLRHSYLPNPAGAQDYALKEIDLDWTDGGAYALLGPSGCGKSTLLNIISGLLTPSEGRVLFDGRDVTGLPPDQRNIAQVFQFPVIYDTMSVYDNLAFPLRNRGVDAARVDARVREIATMLELDGQLQIRAANLTPDSKQKISMGRGLVRDDVNVIMFDEPLTVIDPALKWKLRSKLKELHQKIAVTMIYVTHDQTEALTFADQVVVMQDGVIVQIGTPVELFERPQHTFVGHFIGSPGMNILPCEVTGGGARFEGHAVALEGPVTRTGALTEIGVRPEHVRLADDGIPAVVHKAADLGRHMVVEAHVGDRVINAVTDGPAPAQGARVHLAFDPAQTRVYADGWIATEVTR; this is translated from the coding sequence ATGGCTAAGATCACGCTGGAAAAGCTGCGGCACAGCTACCTGCCGAACCCGGCGGGAGCGCAGGATTATGCGCTCAAGGAAATCGACCTCGATTGGACCGATGGCGGGGCCTATGCGCTGCTGGGGCCGTCAGGCTGCGGAAAATCCACCCTGTTGAACATCATCTCGGGGCTGCTGACCCCGTCCGAGGGGCGGGTGCTGTTCGATGGCCGCGACGTGACCGGGTTGCCGCCGGACCAGCGCAACATCGCGCAGGTGTTCCAGTTCCCGGTGATCTACGACACCATGAGCGTCTATGACAACCTGGCCTTTCCGCTGCGCAACCGGGGCGTCGACGCGGCGCGGGTCGATGCCCGTGTCCGCGAGATCGCGACCATGCTGGAACTGGACGGCCAGTTGCAGATCCGCGCCGCCAACCTGACCCCCGACAGCAAGCAGAAGATCTCGATGGGGCGCGGGCTGGTGCGCGACGACGTGAACGTGATCATGTTCGACGAACCGCTGACCGTGATCGACCCGGCGCTGAAATGGAAACTGCGCTCCAAGCTCAAGGAACTGCACCAGAAGATCGCGGTGACGATGATCTATGTCACCCATGACCAGACCGAGGCGCTGACCTTTGCCGACCAGGTGGTGGTGATGCAGGACGGGGTGATCGTGCAGATCGGCACACCGGTCGAACTGTTCGAGCGGCCGCAGCACACGTTTGTCGGCCATTTCATCGGATCGCCGGGCATGAACATCCTGCCCTGCGAGGTGACGGGGGGCGGCGCCCGGTTCGAGGGCCATGCCGTGGCGCTGGAAGGCCCTGTCACCCGCACCGGGGCGCTGACCGAGATCGGCGTGCGTCCCGAACATGTGCGCCTGGCCGATGACGGCATCCCGGCGGTGGTCCACAAGGCCGCGGACCTGGGCCGGCACATGGTGGTCGAGGCGCATGTGGGCGACCGGGTGATCAACGCGGTTACCGATGGGCCGGCGCCCGCGCAGGGGGCGCGGGTCCACCTGGCCTTCGACCCGGCGCAGACCCGGGTCTATGCGGATGGATGGATCGCGACCGAGGTAACGCGATGA
- a CDS encoding efflux RND transporter periplasmic adaptor subunit, whose amino-acid sequence MAQRKKWSRSVLTLGAALLVAAALAAAFWPRPMLVDMAGIRRGHMVVTINEEGRTRVHEPYVVSSPVAGELQRVEVLPGDRVAGGQTVVAQMRPANPSALDVRTREQAEAAVKAAEAALLVAKADLAAAEATRDYSQSELQRVQKLVERGITSRVALERAEQEARVAKAATDTVTAAIAMREAELKNAQAQLIGFEDVGLAEALATETRLAPAIPLKAPIDGTILRVMHKSETTLPAGEPILEIGNVDSGLEVMAELLSSDAVQVSEGNRVIITNWGGSGDLDGRVSRIDPYGFTKFSALGVEEQRVETTVDFTDPAAHRGNLGHGYRVEVRIVVWESDDAVIVPSSALFQQPGGWAVFREIDGRAALTPVSIGRNNGVDAELLDGLAPGDRVVLFPSANLVDGTAIAQRQVD is encoded by the coding sequence ATGGCACAGAGAAAGAAATGGTCCCGGTCGGTGCTGACACTGGGCGCGGCGCTGCTGGTGGCGGCGGCGCTCGCGGCGGCCTTCTGGCCGCGCCCGATGCTGGTGGACATGGCCGGGATACGCCGGGGCCACATGGTCGTGACCATCAACGAGGAAGGGCGCACGCGGGTGCATGAGCCCTATGTGGTCTCGTCGCCGGTCGCCGGCGAATTGCAGCGGGTCGAAGTGCTGCCGGGCGACCGTGTCGCCGGGGGCCAGACCGTGGTGGCGCAGATGCGCCCCGCCAACCCCTCCGCGCTCGATGTGCGGACCCGCGAACAGGCCGAGGCGGCGGTCAAGGCGGCCGAGGCGGCGCTGCTCGTGGCCAAGGCCGATCTCGCCGCCGCCGAGGCCACCCGCGACTATTCCCAGAGCGAATTGCAGCGGGTGCAGAAACTGGTCGAACGCGGCATCACCAGCCGCGTCGCGCTGGAACGGGCCGAACAGGAAGCGCGGGTGGCCAAGGCCGCGACCGATACCGTCACCGCCGCGATCGCCATGCGCGAGGCGGAACTGAAGAACGCGCAGGCGCAACTGATCGGCTTCGAGGATGTCGGCCTGGCCGAAGCGCTGGCCACCGAAACGAGGCTGGCGCCCGCGATCCCGCTCAAGGCGCCGATCGACGGCACCATCCTGCGGGTGATGCACAAGAGCGAAACCACCCTGCCCGCCGGCGAACCGATCCTCGAGATCGGCAATGTGGACAGCGGGCTGGAGGTCATGGCCGAACTGCTGTCCTCGGATGCCGTGCAGGTCAGCGAGGGCAACCGGGTCATCATCACCAACTGGGGCGGGTCCGGCGATCTCGACGGCCGGGTCAGCCGGATCGACCCCTATGGCTTCACCAAGTTCTCCGCGCTCGGGGTCGAGGAGCAGCGGGTGGAAACGACCGTGGATTTCACCGATCCCGCCGCCCATCGGGGCAACCTGGGCCACGGCTATCGCGTCGAGGTGCGGATCGTGGTGTGGGAAAGCGACGATGCCGTGATCGTTCCCTCCAGCGCGCTGTTCCAGCAGCCCGGGGGCTGGGCGGTGTTTCGCGAGATCGACGGGCGGGCCGCGCTGACCCCCGTCAGCATCGGACGCAACAACGGGGTGGACGCCGAACTGCTCGACGGATTGGCGCCCGGCGACCGTGTCGTGCTGTTCCCGTCCGCCAACCTGGTCGACGGCACCGCGATCGCGCAACGACAGGTGGACTGA